From a single Planctomycetaceae bacterium genomic region:
- the mobF gene encoding MobF family relaxase, giving the protein MLTATQATSIPGTKKYFENLVRGDYYLGQRVVAQWRGLAADRLGLGDLAEVTKAHFVALLEGNHPFTGKKLTQRNRSDRRPGVDLTFAPPKSVSLLWAITKDEAVLETFREAVHETMTRDVEPLMHRRVRQGEHAGTKQRTQTGNLIYAGFEHKTGRPVDGVVDPHVHMHCFIINTTEHDGRFYAGEFEEIIRQRKALQARFEARLASKLDALGYPVEKVRFFQSNKIKSGWEIAGIERSTIEGFSSRTVQIEDHARKHGITDAAEKGKLGKATRERKQDNIGLETLHQQWFDRLTDDEKAVFARLKQREQPSQQQAMTADEAIRFALDHHLYSQSTVERHQVVGTALEHGLKLLPEDADAALDRCDAIQRTKDVEGANRTFVTTADVLEAERRLIAFGRDGRGTRQALETGEIEFNRDWLNDQQKHAVKHVLTSRDTVTGVTGGAGTGKSALMAEAADAIAARGRKVYAFAPSNGAKEVLQENGFSDAQTVEHLLRNTQLQAQVKNQVLWIDEAGLLDVRSMNGIFTVAKQQNCRIVLSGDTRQHASVRRGEALRLLEREAGLNMARIETIQRQQGRYRDAVAMISRGNEVIDQTTGMTGLLAGYDMLDRLGKIKEISGENRHEQLADHYLESAKQGRSTLIVAPTHSEGNAVTECVRQKLRDRGSLDTKETAVTQLRSLNLSDAEKSQASSYHGDNLIVQFHQNCKGGFVRGQRYHVVRSQDAAPELRPVAGGPSKPIPFDAPDRFEVYSEGSIRLSAGDKVRFTLGGTATDRKRRISNGRLDEIKRVDRSGNLVLASGMTIAADYGHLDFGYVVTSHSAQGHTRDVAIAAMGSESLPAINARQFYVTVSRGSRDVAIYVDDKARVRRAIATAGRQMSATELIQESVPVRQQVPQQQRVQRQQRVQHQQRTLRERIRRWWQQHGPQLRPTRRFRHSFRHGPSPGFSGS; this is encoded by the coding sequence ATGCTCACCGCGACGCAAGCCACCAGCATCCCCGGCACGAAGAAATACTTCGAGAACCTCGTGCGTGGCGATTACTACCTCGGCCAACGCGTTGTCGCTCAATGGCGGGGTCTGGCTGCGGATCGTCTTGGTCTCGGCGATCTCGCGGAAGTTACCAAAGCCCATTTCGTGGCCCTGCTGGAAGGCAATCATCCCTTCACCGGAAAGAAACTGACGCAAAGAAACCGCAGCGACCGCCGTCCCGGAGTAGACCTGACGTTCGCCCCTCCCAAGAGCGTGTCTCTGTTGTGGGCCATCACGAAAGACGAAGCCGTGCTTGAAACGTTTCGGGAAGCCGTCCACGAAACCATGACTCGCGATGTGGAGCCGCTGATGCATCGACGCGTGCGGCAGGGGGAGCACGCGGGCACAAAGCAGAGAACTCAAACCGGCAACCTGATCTATGCCGGCTTCGAACACAAGACGGGCCGGCCCGTCGATGGTGTTGTCGATCCCCACGTCCATATGCACTGCTTCATCATCAATACCACCGAACACGACGGCCGGTTCTATGCGGGCGAGTTTGAAGAAATCATCCGGCAGCGAAAGGCCCTGCAGGCCCGCTTCGAAGCCCGGCTAGCGTCGAAGCTGGATGCACTCGGCTACCCGGTCGAGAAGGTTCGCTTCTTCCAGAGCAACAAGATCAAGTCCGGCTGGGAGATCGCCGGTATCGAACGTTCAACGATCGAAGGATTCAGTTCCCGCACGGTACAGATTGAAGATCACGCCCGAAAGCACGGCATCACCGACGCCGCCGAGAAAGGAAAGCTGGGCAAAGCCACGCGGGAACGCAAGCAGGACAACATCGGGCTGGAAACTCTGCACCAGCAGTGGTTCGATCGGCTGACGGACGACGAGAAAGCCGTCTTCGCCCGGTTGAAGCAGCGGGAACAGCCGTCGCAACAGCAGGCGATGACGGCCGATGAAGCGATCAGGTTCGCTCTGGACCATCATCTCTATTCGCAGTCGACGGTCGAACGGCATCAGGTTGTCGGGACCGCCCTGGAACACGGCCTGAAGCTGCTTCCGGAAGACGCGGACGCGGCGTTAGACCGTTGCGACGCCATCCAGCGAACGAAAGACGTCGAAGGTGCCAACCGGACCTTCGTCACAACCGCCGACGTTCTGGAAGCGGAACGCCGGCTCATCGCTTTCGGCCGCGACGGTCGCGGCACGCGGCAAGCCCTGGAAACCGGTGAGATCGAGTTCAACCGCGATTGGCTGAACGATCAGCAGAAGCACGCCGTGAAGCACGTGCTGACGTCGCGGGATACTGTCACAGGTGTTACGGGCGGAGCCGGAACCGGCAAGTCGGCGTTGATGGCAGAAGCGGCCGATGCCATCGCCGCACGCGGCCGGAAGGTCTACGCCTTCGCACCCAGCAACGGAGCCAAAGAAGTTTTGCAGGAGAACGGGTTTTCCGACGCTCAGACCGTCGAACACCTGCTTCGCAACACGCAGCTGCAGGCTCAGGTGAAGAACCAGGTGCTGTGGATCGACGAAGCCGGGCTGCTCGATGTGCGATCCATGAACGGCATCTTCACCGTCGCGAAGCAACAGAATTGCCGGATCGTGCTGTCCGGTGATACCCGGCAGCACGCGAGCGTTCGTCGTGGCGAAGCCCTCAGACTGCTCGAACGAGAAGCCGGACTCAACATGGCCCGGATCGAAACCATTCAGCGGCAACAGGGCCGCTACAGGGATGCCGTGGCGATGATCAGCCGCGGCAACGAAGTCATCGACCAGACCACCGGCATGACGGGACTGCTGGCCGGGTACGACATGCTCGACCGGCTGGGAAAGATTAAGGAGATCTCCGGCGAGAATCGCCACGAACAACTGGCCGACCACTATCTGGAAAGTGCGAAGCAGGGTCGTTCGACGCTGATCGTGGCTCCCACGCACTCTGAAGGCAACGCGGTGACCGAGTGCGTCCGTCAGAAACTTCGCGACCGTGGCTCCCTCGACACCAAAGAAACTGCGGTGACGCAACTGCGAAGCCTGAACCTGTCCGATGCGGAAAAGTCTCAGGCGTCCAGCTATCACGGCGACAACCTGATCGTCCAGTTTCACCAGAACTGCAAGGGCGGCTTCGTTCGCGGCCAGCGATACCACGTCGTCCGGTCACAGGACGCCGCCCCGGAACTGCGGCCGGTGGCCGGCGGACCGTCGAAGCCGATTCCGTTCGACGCCCCGGACCGCTTTGAAGTCTATAGCGAAGGCAGCATCCGTCTTTCCGCCGGCGACAAGGTTCGCTTTACGCTCGGCGGCACAGCCACGGACCGAAAGCGTCGGATCAGCAACGGCCGGCTGGACGAAATTAAACGCGTCGACCGTTCCGGCAATCTGGTCCTGGCCAGCGGCATGACGATCGCCGCCGACTATGGCCACCTCGATTTCGGCTACGTCGTGACCAGCCACAGTGCTCAGGGCCACACCCGCGACGTGGCGATCGCCGCGATGGGTTCGGAGTCCCTGCCCGCGATCAACGCCCGGCAGTTTTACGTGACCGTGTCACGCGGCAGCCGCGACGTCGCCATCTACGTCGACGACAAAGCCCGAGTCCGCCGGGCCATCGCCACCGCCGGTCGTCAGATGTCGGCGACGGAACTGATTCAGGAGTCCGTTCCGGTCCGTCAGCAGGTTCCGCAGCAGCAGCGAGTCCAGCGACAACAGCGGGTTCAGCATCAGCAGCGAACTCTGCGGGAACGCATTCGACGCTGGTGGCAGCAACACGGGCCACAACTGCGGCCGACTCGCCGCTTCCGGCATTCGTTCCGTCACGGTCCTTCACCCGGTTTCAGCGGGAGCTAA
- a CDS encoding site-specific integrase, with protein MKQPKPFFRRFTKSWYVQIGRRQINLGRDKKLAWEKYHELMAKQDCVAEQLATVAQLFDTYLEWCLTRRSQGTYRNNRLYLRSFIKCVGTRLAIAKLRPHHVTKWMDDHPDWSDTTRNDAISIAQRPFNWAVRQGRLDRNPIACLEDKPPRQRREVVYTPDQWQQVMARIRDEQFRNLMAFLWETGCRPQEARLLEARHVDLRNGVAVFPPSEAKGKKHPRVLFLNDTALELVRPLCTANPTGSVFLNTRGRPWTKDAVKCRLNRLKKKVGMPVLCAYGIRHSFATEGLKNGVDSISLAALMGHSDVSMIARTYQHLARHPDFLREQAGKAKGA; from the coding sequence ATGAAACAGCCAAAGCCGTTTTTCCGTAGATTCACGAAGTCGTGGTACGTCCAGATCGGCAGACGCCAGATCAACCTCGGGCGAGACAAGAAACTCGCCTGGGAGAAATACCACGAATTGATGGCGAAGCAAGATTGTGTCGCGGAGCAGCTCGCGACCGTGGCACAGCTCTTCGACACCTACCTTGAGTGGTGTTTGACGCGGCGTTCGCAGGGTACTTACCGGAACAATCGCCTGTACCTGCGGTCTTTCATCAAGTGTGTCGGCACGCGGCTCGCCATTGCAAAACTCCGGCCCCACCACGTCACCAAGTGGATGGACGATCATCCGGACTGGTCCGACACGACTCGCAACGACGCGATTTCCATCGCACAGCGTCCGTTCAACTGGGCAGTCAGGCAGGGGAGACTCGACCGCAATCCGATCGCCTGTCTGGAGGACAAACCACCTCGCCAGAGACGCGAAGTCGTCTACACACCGGACCAATGGCAGCAGGTCATGGCTCGCATCCGAGACGAGCAGTTTCGGAATCTGATGGCGTTTCTGTGGGAGACCGGTTGTCGGCCGCAGGAAGCAAGACTGTTGGAAGCAAGGCATGTCGATCTCCGAAACGGAGTTGCCGTCTTTCCACCAAGTGAAGCCAAGGGCAAAAAACATCCGAGGGTGCTCTTTCTTAATGACACAGCACTGGAACTGGTAAGGCCGCTGTGTACTGCGAATCCCACGGGAAGCGTGTTTCTCAACACTCGAGGGCGGCCCTGGACGAAAGACGCAGTGAAATGCCGGCTGAATCGGCTAAAGAAGAAAGTCGGGATGCCGGTGCTCTGTGCCTACGGAATCAGACATTCGTTCGCGACCGAGGGGTTGAAGAACGGCGTTGACTCCATCAGTCTTGCCGCATTGATGGGACACTCGGACGTTTCCATGATTGCCCGGACTTACCAGCATCTGGCACGGCATCCGGACTTTCTGAGGGAACAGGCTGGCAAGGCTAAAGGTGCTTGA
- a CDS encoding zinc-binding dehydrogenase, with protein MLAGQFTSARTVDFVDIEEPRLPPVAGAGNGRSDDPMIVFQPELTCLCGSDLPFFDGDFEGHTIEYPQPPGMSLHEMVGTVVDTNGSRWKPGTRVLAVPVGQRGLYERYVLSERRAVALDERLSDEIALMAQPFGTVVWALKKLPNMIDRDVAVLGAGPIGQMFVAGLRNLGARRIIAIDPVADRADFGRKMGATDVVASRGRDAVEQVRGILDGGLPDVVVEAVGHKAQAFDDAVALTKEHGDVLFFGVPPATVNGIDLKAAMLKNLRILTSLHPDFERTFPLAMQWLAEGRVDLSPLLTHRFPLQELQQAFDLFRDRRDGALKVLVEFPAWQGRSAPR; from the coding sequence ATGCTGGCAGGACAGTTTACGTCGGCAAGAACGGTGGATTTTGTCGATATCGAGGAACCGCGGTTGCCGCCGGTCGCCGGTGCGGGAAATGGACGGAGCGACGATCCGATGATTGTCTTCCAGCCGGAACTGACGTGTCTGTGCGGTTCCGATCTGCCATTCTTCGACGGAGACTTCGAGGGCCACACGATTGAATATCCGCAGCCGCCCGGAATGTCGCTGCACGAAATGGTGGGTACCGTGGTGGATACCAACGGCAGCCGCTGGAAGCCGGGTACTCGGGTGCTGGCGGTTCCGGTGGGACAGCGCGGATTGTACGAGCGATACGTCTTGTCGGAGCGTCGCGCGGTGGCGTTGGATGAGCGGCTTAGTGACGAAATCGCGCTGATGGCGCAACCGTTTGGTACCGTCGTGTGGGCTCTGAAGAAGCTGCCGAACATGATCGATCGCGACGTTGCCGTGCTGGGAGCCGGTCCGATCGGACAGATGTTCGTAGCCGGTTTGCGAAATCTGGGAGCGCGGCGAATCATCGCGATCGATCCCGTCGCCGATCGGGCGGATTTCGGCCGGAAGATGGGCGCGACCGATGTGGTCGCGTCGCGGGGCCGGGATGCGGTTGAGCAGGTGCGCGGGATTCTGGACGGAGGATTGCCCGATGTTGTGGTCGAGGCCGTTGGACATAAGGCTCAGGCATTTGACGATGCCGTCGCGCTGACGAAGGAGCACGGTGATGTACTGTTCTTTGGTGTCCCGCCGGCGACCGTCAACGGTATTGATCTGAAGGCAGCGATGCTGAAGAACCTGAGAATTCTGACCAGCCTGCATCCGGATTTCGAACGAACATTCCCGCTGGCGATGCAGTGGCTGGCCGAAGGGCGAGTCGACCTTTCTCCACTGTTGACTCACCGGTTCCCGTTGCAGGAACTGCAGCAGGCGTTCGATTTATTTCGAGATCGGCGCGATGGAGCATTGAAGGTGCTGGTGGAGTTTCCGGCATGGCAGGGACGCTCGGCGCCCCGCTAG
- a CDS encoding MFS transporter, whose product MHSVKDATDAAPSQDAGELRESRNLAVLIAQQMLFRTGWIFKTESVIMPAFLDSITPHGWIRGMLPPLNRFGQSITPLLLSDRISEAPRKARWVTLTLLMMSLPFLLLGASLLIVDGDRPTWYPAFFLAAYGAFFCIHGVNQATYSTIIGKLVQPDRRGRLIALAGTAGSVLAVTTAWLLMKPWTEHQPPHFSRIFLFTGTMFCFAALLACLLQETPDFVKPQAVRRRHLRDSVVRLRVDPTLRRLCLAAALFVCSQLLFPHYQRLGRQQAGYRGDMLMIWVIAQNLGAAAFSWVSGRLADSRGTRSALRCLFFSAVFAPLLPLTLASLVDAGYYWITFAWLGVVPVTFRMQMNYVLEITERVNHPIYVSTVVLCMAPPIVLSPLIGELVERIGYAIPFCGISFLVFTGWLLTLTMVEPRHGSFS is encoded by the coding sequence ATGCACTCGGTGAAAGACGCGACCGACGCCGCGCCGAGTCAGGATGCCGGTGAGCTGCGCGAGTCTCGCAATCTGGCGGTGCTGATTGCTCAACAGATGCTGTTCCGGACGGGATGGATCTTCAAGACGGAGAGCGTCATCATGCCCGCGTTTCTGGACAGCATTACGCCGCACGGCTGGATTCGCGGAATGCTGCCGCCGCTGAATCGGTTCGGGCAGTCGATCACTCCGCTGCTGCTGTCAGACAGAATCAGCGAAGCGCCGCGGAAGGCTCGCTGGGTAACGCTGACCCTGCTGATGATGAGCCTGCCGTTTCTGCTGCTGGGCGCGTCACTGCTGATCGTCGACGGCGACCGGCCAACGTGGTATCCGGCGTTTTTTCTGGCCGCTTACGGAGCGTTCTTCTGCATTCACGGCGTCAATCAGGCGACGTACAGCACGATCATCGGCAAGCTCGTTCAGCCGGATCGCCGTGGCCGGTTGATCGCACTGGCCGGAACAGCAGGATCGGTACTGGCTGTGACGACAGCGTGGCTCCTGATGAAACCGTGGACCGAACACCAGCCGCCGCATTTCAGTCGGATCTTTCTGTTCACCGGGACGATGTTCTGTTTCGCTGCGCTGTTGGCGTGTCTTCTGCAGGAAACACCTGATTTCGTTAAGCCACAAGCGGTACGGCGCCGTCACCTGCGGGATTCCGTTGTCCGGCTGCGGGTTGATCCGACACTGCGGCGACTGTGCCTGGCGGCGGCCCTCTTCGTGTGCTCACAATTGTTGTTCCCGCACTATCAGCGGCTGGGACGGCAGCAGGCCGGCTATCGCGGCGACATGCTGATGATCTGGGTGATTGCCCAGAATCTGGGAGCAGCGGCGTTCAGTTGGGTCAGCGGCCGACTGGCAGACAGTCGCGGAACTCGCAGCGCGCTGCGGTGCCTGTTCTTTTCGGCCGTGTTTGCGCCGCTGTTGCCGCTGACGCTGGCGTCTTTGGTGGACGCCGGATACTACTGGATCACGTTCGCGTGGCTGGGAGTCGTCCCGGTGACGTTTCGAATGCAGATGAACTACGTTCTGGAAATCACGGAGCGAGTCAACCACCCGATCTACGTCAGTACGGTGGTGCTGTGCATGGCACCGCCGATCGTGCTGTCTCCGCTGATCGGTGAACTGGTGGAACGAATCGGCTACGCAATTCCGTTCTGCGGAATATCGTTTCTCGTATTCACCGGCTGGCTGCTGACGCTGACAATGGTCGAACCGCGGCACGGATCATTCTCGTAA